One region of Daphnia pulicaria isolate SC F1-1A chromosome 7, SC_F0-13Bv2, whole genome shotgun sequence genomic DNA includes:
- the LOC124349543 gene encoding protein white-like, translating to MEMTATFQSVTYSWENIQIELETNHGHCFNRVSSVQKQILDKVTGCIQPGEFLAIMGASGAGKTTLLNCLTFRNAGKLKIHGERYLNGAKVNTDILAQISGFVQQDDLFIPTLTVKEHLQFQALLRMDKHLSYEERMNRVDNVIIELGLEKCANTVIGLPERYHKSISGGERKRLAFASEVLTNPSLIFCDEPTSGLDSFMAQNVVQILKNFAFSGKSVICTIHQPSSEVFSLFDRILLLAEGGRTAFFGPAGDALPFFSNLGFLCPPSYNPAEFYIHTLATEPSKEAESKERRNIICNAYEVSEASHRVFEKVEANKVPISSTSTRIRPSENETEGTKVKKSPYKASVFDQFRAVVWRSVISVIRESMILKFKSFQTIFVAGIIALLFQGQTLQYENISNIQSILFIFVDIVTFQNVFGVVSTISNELPIFLREHRNGMYRTDVYFLSKTLADLPVYIFFPFVFVSIPYYAIGLNPFTDRFFVSCGTVILVTNVATSFGYLISCAAGSTQIALDLTTPLVIPLLYIGGFFLRNGSVPVYLEWMRFLSWFMYGNEALSINQWAGVIFNDTACPNGICTGAQILQNYDFNPEFFHRDIGGLCGLIVGFRFLAFLALLSKTY from the exons atggaaatg ACAGCAACGTTTCAGTCAGTAACATACTCATGGGAAAATATCCAAATTGAGCTGGAAACAAATCATGGTCACTGTTTTAATCGTGTTTCCTCCGTTCAGAAACAAATTCTTGACAAAG TAACGGGATGTATCCAGCCGGGAGAATTTCTCGCCATCATGGGAGCAAGTGGAGCTGGAAAGACGACACTTCTCAATTGCCTGACATTCAGAAACGCTGGGAAATTGAAAATCCACGGCGAGAGGTACCTCAATGGAGCGAAAGTCAACACGGACATCCTCGCGCAAATCTCCGGATTCGTACAGCAAGACGATCTGTTTATCCCAACGCTCACTGTCAAGGAACATCTGCAATTCCAG GCCTTGTTGCGGATGGACAAACATTTGAGTTACGAAGAAAGAATGAATCGGGTTGACAATGTGATTATAGAATTAGGACTCGAAAAGTGCGCCAACACCGTCATTGGCCTTCCGGAAAGATATCACAAAAGCATTTCCGGAGGTGAAAGGAAACGACTGGCATTTGCCTCAGAG GTTTTGACTAACCcgtccttgattttctgtgaTGAACCCACATCCGGTCTCGATTCTTTCATGGCCCAAAACGTCGTTCAA attttgaaaaattttgcgtTCTCGGGCAAATCAGTCATCTGTACGATCCATCAACCGTCGTCCGAAGTtttttcgctttttgatcGAATTCTTTTACTGGCTGAGGGTGGTAGGACGGCTTTCTTTGGCCCTGCTGGTGATGCCCTgccctttttctccaacctgGGGTTTCTTTGCCCACCCAGTTATAACCCTGCCGAATTCTATATTCACACTTTGGCAACGGAACCGAGCAAAGAGGCTGAATCAAAGGAAAGGAGAAATATTATTTGCAATGCCTACGAAGTTTCTGAGGCCAGTCACCGTGTTTTTGAAAAGGTTGAAGCCAACAAAGTGCCCATCTCTTCTACTAGCACAAGAATAAGGCCATCAGAAAATGAAACGGAAGGGacgaaagttaaaaaatctcCGTACAAAGCTTCGGTGTTTGACCAGTTCCGGGCCGTTGTATGGCGTTCGGTCATTTCCGTTATCCGTGAATCAATGATCCtcaaatttaaaagttttcaAACTATT tttgttGCAGGTATTATTGCACTCCTCTTTCAAGGACAAACCCTACAGTATGAAAACATTAGCAATATTCAAAGTATTCTCTTCATATTCGTCGATATCGTAACCTTTCAAAATGTCTTTGGGGTTGTGAGC ACAATATCAAATGAATTGCCAATATTCCTGCGTGAACACCGCAACGGAATGTACCGAACGGATGTCTACTTCCTAAGCAAAACCCTGGCTGATTTGCCCgtctacatttttttcccgtttgtcTTTGTTTCCATCCCTTACTACGCCATTGGATTGAACCCATTCACCGACAGATTTTTTGTGTCGTGTGGAACAGTCATTCTCGTCACCAATGTTGCCACGTCATTCG GCTACCTGATTTCCTGTGCAGCTGGATCGACTCAGATTGCTCTTGACTTAACCACCCCACTTGTAATTCCGTTGCTGTATATTGGAGGATTCTTCCTCCGCAACGGCTCCGTCCCCGTATACTTGGAGTGGATGCGATTTCTTTCATGGTTCATGTACGGCAATGAAGCGCTTTCAATCAACCAATGGGCTGGCGTCATCTTCAATGACACGGCCTGTCCTAACGGGATCTGTACTGGAGCACAAATCCTACAAAACTACGATTTTAATCCG GAGTTTTTCCATCGTGACATTGGCGGACTATGCGGATTGATTGTCGGTTTCCGCTTTTTAGCTTTTCTCGCACTACTCTCAAAGACTTACTAA
- the LOC124349520 gene encoding protein white-like isoform X1: MDDICNARSYINLGFDNDLVDNLKSSKQGDLLKGNVERDTEIVFGGSRPTTYCWKNVEVQLEVNQSHCFNGMARVQKKILKSVTGCLKPGEFLAIMGASGAGKTTLLNCLTFRNARKLKINGERYLNGAEVNTDILARISGFVQQDDLFIPTLTVKEHLQFQALLRMDKHLSYEERMNRVDNVILELGLSQCINTVIGLPERDLKSISGGERKRLAFASEVLTNPSLIFCDEPTSGLDSFMAHNVVQILKNFALSGKSVICTIHQPSSEVFSLFDRILLMAEGRTAFLGPAGDALPFFSNLGFPCPPNYNPADFFIHTLATQGMESSKEKIKMICDAYDTSESSRCILEVFKSNCFVNSTDGVNRENLTHGIKENKSPYKASWMMQFRAVFWRSVISLLRESAIMRVKAFETIFITAIVAIIFQGQTKEFANVRNIQGVLFIYVSNTTYQYVFGVITAISGELPIFLREHRNGMYRTDVYFLSKTLADLPVYICFPFVFVAITYYAIGLNPSPDRFLIACGIVILVANAATSFGYLISCATGSTQLAIDLTNSLLIPILHMGGYFLRSGSVPIYLEWMRYFSWYMYGLEALSINQWSGVSFNDPACPNGICTGAQILRNFDFNPNFFYRDIGGLCGLIVGFRILGFFALLVKISKSKNK, from the exons ATG GATGATATTTGCAATGCAAGATCCTACATCAATCTTGGATTTGACAACGATCTTGtg GACAATTTAAAATCAAGCAAACAAGGAGACTTGCTTAAAGGAAACGTAGAAAGGGATAccgaaattgtttttggcgGATCTCGACCGACTACATACTGttggaaaaatgttgaagttcAGTTGGAAGTAAATCAAAGTCATTGTTTCAATGGGATGGCCCgagttcagaaaaaaattctcaaaagtG tcACAGGATGTCTCAAGCCGGGAGAATTTCTCGCCATCATGGGAGCGAGTGGAGCTGGAAAGACTACTCTTCTCAATTGCCTGACATTTAGAAACGCtaggaaattgaaaatcaacgGCGAGAGGTACCTCAATGGAGCGGAAGTTAACACGGACATCCTCGCGCGAATCTCCGGATTCGTACAGCAAGACGATCTGTTTATCCCAACGCTCACTGTCAAGGAACATCTGCAATTCCAG GCCTTGTTGCGGATGGACAAACATTTGAGTTACGAAGAAAGAATGAATCGGGTTGACAATGTGATCCTAGAATTAGGACTCAGTCAGTGCATCAACACCGTCATTGGCCTTCCAGAAAGAGATCTCAAAAGCATTTCTGGAGGCGAAAGGAAGCGACTGGCATTTGCCTCAGAG GTTTTGACCAATCCGTCGCTGATTTTCTGTGATGAACCTACTTCCGGTCTCGATTCTTTCATGGCCCACAACGTCGTTCAA attttgaaaaactttGCACTTTCGGGCAAATCGGTCATCTGTACGATACATCAACCGTCATCCGAAGTtttttcgctttttgatcGAATTCTATTAATGGCCGAGGGTAGGACGGCCTTCCTTGGCCCAGCTGGTGATGCCCTgccctttttctccaacctgGGTTTCCCTTGCCCACCCAATTATAACCCTGCCGACTTTTTCATTCATACTCTGGCCACCCAAGGGATGGAATCGAGTAaggaaaagatcaaaatgaTTTGTGATGCTTATGACACTTCAGAGTCAAGTCGATGTATTTTGGaagttttcaaatcaaattgttttgtCAATTCAACCGATGGAGTGAATCGGGAAAATTTGACACAtggaatcaaagaaaacaagtcTCCTTACAAAGCTTCCTGGATGATGCAATTCAGGGCCGTCTTTTGGCGATCAGTCATTTCTCTATTGCGAGAATCAGCTATTATGAGAGTCAAAGCTTTTGAGACTATT TTTATTACTGCTATCGTAGCTATCATTTTCCAAGGCCAGACCAAAGAGTTTGCTAACGTCCGCAACATTCAAGGTGTCCTCTTCATATATGTTTCCAATACGACGTACCAATATGTTTTTGGAGTCATCACC GCAATATCAGGTGAATTGCCAATATTCCTGCGCGAACACCGCAATGGAATGTACCGGACGGACGTCTACTTCCTAAGTAAAACCCTGGCTGACTTGCCCGTCTACATTTGTTTTCCGTTTGTCTTCGTTGCCATTACCTATTACGCCATTGGATTGAATCCCTCGCCCGATAGATTCCTTATCGCTTGCGGAATAGTCATCCTCGTCGCCAACGCCGCAACGTCATTTG gctaCCTGATTTCTTGTGCAACTGGATCGACTCAATTAGCCATAGATTTGACCAATTCGCTTTTGATTCCTATACTCCATATGGGAGGATACTTCCTTCGAAGCGGATCGGTGCCCATCTACTTGGAGTGGATGCGCTATTTTTCTTGGTACATGTACGGTCTTGAAGCGCTTTCCATCAACCAGTGGTCTGGTGTCAGCTTCAATGACCCGGCTTGTCCTAACGGGATCTGCACTGGAGCACAAATCCTTCGGAATTTCGATTTTAATCCG AACTTCTTCTATCGTGATATTGGCGGACTTTGTGGATTGATTGTGGGATTCCgcattttgggatttttcgCTCTACTCGTCAAGATttctaaaagtaaaaacaaataa
- the LOC124349520 gene encoding protein white-like isoform X2 yields MDDICNARSYINLGFDNDLVDNLKSSKQGDLLKGNVERDTEIVFGGSRPTTYCWKNVEVQLEVNQSHCFNGMARVQKKILKSVTGCLKPGEFLAIMGASGAGKTTLLNCLTFRNARKLKINGERYLNGAEVNTDILARISGFVQQDDLFIPTLTVKEHLQFQALLRMDKHLSYEERMNRVDNVILELGLSQCINTVIGLPERDLKSISGGERKRLAFASEVLTNPSLIFCDEPTSGLDSFMAHNVVQILKNFALSGKSVICTIHQPSSEVFSLFDRILLMAEGRTAFLGPAGDALPFFSNLGFPCPPNYNPADFFIHTLATQGMESIFKSNCFVNSTDGVNRENLTHGIKENKSPYKASWMMQFRAVFWRSVISLLRESAIMRVKAFETIFITAIVAIIFQGQTKEFANVRNIQGVLFIYVSNTTYQYVFGVITAISGELPIFLREHRNGMYRTDVYFLSKTLADLPVYICFPFVFVAITYYAIGLNPSPDRFLIACGIVILVANAATSFGYLISCATGSTQLAIDLTNSLLIPILHMGGYFLRSGSVPIYLEWMRYFSWYMYGLEALSINQWSGVSFNDPACPNGICTGAQILRNFDFNPNFFYRDIGGLCGLIVGFRILGFFALLVKISKSKNK; encoded by the exons ATG GATGATATTTGCAATGCAAGATCCTACATCAATCTTGGATTTGACAACGATCTTGtg GACAATTTAAAATCAAGCAAACAAGGAGACTTGCTTAAAGGAAACGTAGAAAGGGATAccgaaattgtttttggcgGATCTCGACCGACTACATACTGttggaaaaatgttgaagttcAGTTGGAAGTAAATCAAAGTCATTGTTTCAATGGGATGGCCCgagttcagaaaaaaattctcaaaagtG tcACAGGATGTCTCAAGCCGGGAGAATTTCTCGCCATCATGGGAGCGAGTGGAGCTGGAAAGACTACTCTTCTCAATTGCCTGACATTTAGAAACGCtaggaaattgaaaatcaacgGCGAGAGGTACCTCAATGGAGCGGAAGTTAACACGGACATCCTCGCGCGAATCTCCGGATTCGTACAGCAAGACGATCTGTTTATCCCAACGCTCACTGTCAAGGAACATCTGCAATTCCAG GCCTTGTTGCGGATGGACAAACATTTGAGTTACGAAGAAAGAATGAATCGGGTTGACAATGTGATCCTAGAATTAGGACTCAGTCAGTGCATCAACACCGTCATTGGCCTTCCAGAAAGAGATCTCAAAAGCATTTCTGGAGGCGAAAGGAAGCGACTGGCATTTGCCTCAGAG GTTTTGACCAATCCGTCGCTGATTTTCTGTGATGAACCTACTTCCGGTCTCGATTCTTTCATGGCCCACAACGTCGTTCAA attttgaaaaactttGCACTTTCGGGCAAATCGGTCATCTGTACGATACATCAACCGTCATCCGAAGTtttttcgctttttgatcGAATTCTATTAATGGCCGAGGGTAGGACGGCCTTCCTTGGCCCAGCTGGTGATGCCCTgccctttttctccaacctgGGTTTCCCTTGCCCACCCAATTATAACCCTGCCGACTTTTTCATTCATACTCTGGCCACCCAAGGGATGGAATCGA ttttcaaatcaaattgttttgtCAATTCAACCGATGGAGTGAATCGGGAAAATTTGACACAtggaatcaaagaaaacaagtcTCCTTACAAAGCTTCCTGGATGATGCAATTCAGGGCCGTCTTTTGGCGATCAGTCATTTCTCTATTGCGAGAATCAGCTATTATGAGAGTCAAAGCTTTTGAGACTATT TTTATTACTGCTATCGTAGCTATCATTTTCCAAGGCCAGACCAAAGAGTTTGCTAACGTCCGCAACATTCAAGGTGTCCTCTTCATATATGTTTCCAATACGACGTACCAATATGTTTTTGGAGTCATCACC GCAATATCAGGTGAATTGCCAATATTCCTGCGCGAACACCGCAATGGAATGTACCGGACGGACGTCTACTTCCTAAGTAAAACCCTGGCTGACTTGCCCGTCTACATTTGTTTTCCGTTTGTCTTCGTTGCCATTACCTATTACGCCATTGGATTGAATCCCTCGCCCGATAGATTCCTTATCGCTTGCGGAATAGTCATCCTCGTCGCCAACGCCGCAACGTCATTTG gctaCCTGATTTCTTGTGCAACTGGATCGACTCAATTAGCCATAGATTTGACCAATTCGCTTTTGATTCCTATACTCCATATGGGAGGATACTTCCTTCGAAGCGGATCGGTGCCCATCTACTTGGAGTGGATGCGCTATTTTTCTTGGTACATGTACGGTCTTGAAGCGCTTTCCATCAACCAGTGGTCTGGTGTCAGCTTCAATGACCCGGCTTGTCCTAACGGGATCTGCACTGGAGCACAAATCCTTCGGAATTTCGATTTTAATCCG AACTTCTTCTATCGTGATATTGGCGGACTTTGTGGATTGATTGTGGGATTCCgcattttgggatttttcgCTCTACTCGTCAAGATttctaaaagtaaaaacaaataa